The Deinococcus detaillensis sequence GCCCGTGAGAGCGGCGCAAAACTGATGACCAACGACAGCAACCTCAGCAAAATTGCCAAGTTGCACGGTCTGACGGTGCTGAGCCTCAACGAAGCGGCGGTGGCCCTGCGCCCGCAGCTTCAGCCCGGCGACATCCTGAGCGTAATTATCAGCAAGGGCGGGCAGCAAGCTGGGCAAGGCGTGGCCTACCTCGATGACGGCACCATGATCGTGGTCGAAGACGGCCAGAAGATGCGGGGTCGCAGCGCCCGCGTGATCGTGGTCAACAATGTGCAGACCAATGTGGGCCGCATGATTTTTGCCAAGCTCGACAAAGACGGCGAAGTGCAGGGCAATGAAATCGCTCCGGCGTGAGCGGAGTCAGAAGGGCGGAACGGATTGGCTTTGGGATTCCTAATCTACGTTCGGCAGATCTGGGAGCGGTTGATTGCCGTAACGCAGGAAGGAGACTTTAGCGCTGCTTCCTCTCCCATTGTTTTGACGTTTCATTAACTTCATAAGCCTGCTCCGGTCTGAGCTTAGGCATCTCAGCTTTTTCGCTTGGGAAGAGCAGGAAGGCGTATGAAACTGGCTGTTCGTCTGACTTGCCATCTGGAACGCCCCAAACCTGATAAACTTTGGCCCAAGTATTCAAGGCAAGTGGAGACTGTTCAATCTGTGCTGAGTTGTGTAGGTCATTTGTGCAGAGGGTTCCGCCCAGATGATCCATGAAAGCAAGTCCATCTCTGTTGGTAAGTTTCATCCCAACCGGGACTCTGTACCGATCCGTCGTGTAAATCAGATTCGCCCACTGGGCTTTTCCTTCTGGGCAGGGCTTCCCGGTTGTGCCGGGGGTCATGGAAGTCACCAATCGGAAATTATTGTGTAATAGGGGTGGTGCTGGCCTGATTGGCTGATCTGAAGTTATACCGGAAAACGATTCATTGCTCATGACGGGGAAGGCAAACGACGGCCGCATTGTTTTATCCCCGTAGGTCATCCACGCAGCAATTACAAAAGTTGTGCCCTTTGGAAAACGGAGATCGGCAGCTCTGGTAAAGGTGCTGCCCCAACCCTGCGGCCATACAGGTGCCTGAGATATGGCAACAAAGTCTGTAGGACGTAGTTCGCTGGGCCTTATCTCCGCAGGTTTAAACAAACCACTGCCCCACCAGCTTACGCCGCCAATCATCACCGCGCCCAAGACCACCCAGCCCAGCGGCGTCGTCAAGAGATGGCCCAATAACTGCCGATTCGTGACTTGCGGATCGCCCATCGCCCGCACCGCCAGAAACTCGGCTTCATCCCGCGCAAAACCTTTTTGTTCCAGTTCGGTGATGCGTTCCAGCAAATGTGCCCGCAGCTCGGCGGCGGCGTCTAGGCGCTCAGCTTTGGGAAGGCCGAGGGTGGCGCGGTGAACGTACTGATTGAGGCTCAGCACTTTGCCAGAGCGGCCAGCGGCTCGGCGGGTCACGCCAAGCGTCCCATCAGACGCTCAACCAGCAAAGCGTCCAGCGCCCCCCGTAAAGTGCGCCATTCGGCTTTTTTGGCTCCCAGCGCCGCTTGCCCACTCTCGGTAAGGCGGTAGTATTTGCGCGGCGCTCCGCCTTTGTCGCTTTCTTGCCACTCGCTTTCTACCCAACTCGCCTTGACGAGGCGGTGCAGGGCCGGATACAAGCTGCCTTCTTTGAGGTCAAATGCGCCGCCGCTGCGGGCGTTGATGTGTTGCAAAATCTCCAAGCCGTAGCGCGGTTGAGTTTCCAAAGCGGCGAGGAGAGCCAAATCAAGTGTGCCGGATTTCAGCGGATTCATGACTAGAGTATGATGCAAGGTAGCTTGTGAGACAAGATAGTGGTTGAAGTGAAACCAGAGGCGTCTTCACCCGCTGCTGAAATGCCCCCTCCGACGCGCAGCTACACTGGAGCCATGACCCAACACCCCAACGCTCTGCACTCAAGCGGCCTCCAACTGGACAACACCGAATTGATGGTCACGGGGATGACCTGCGCTCACTGTCAGACTGCCGTTACCCGCGCTCTAGAGGGCGTTCCCGGCGTCAAAGAAGTTTCAGTAGACCTCAGCAGCGGCCTCGCCCGTGTGCGCGGTGAAGCCGACCGGCAAGCCCTCCTCGACGCGGTGGAAGAAGAAGGCTACAAGGCGACGCTCCAACTCTGAGACATTGCGTCTTCTGCTGAGCAATTACTCTTCAAGCTGGCGGATTTCTCCGACGACACGGTAAAATCCGCCGGCATCTTCGAGTTGGTCGACCACGTAGCTCACGCCCATTCGGCGCAGGGTGCGGGGAAACTGCACGTTCCAGTCTTGAAAGGTCTGGCTGTTGCGCTCTGAGTCGGGCTTGACCCTCAGCTTGCCACCTTCTTGAACCACTTTGAGCACCACTTGTCCGGCGATTTGCGAAGTGACGGCAAAGGTCGTCGCTGGCGCTTGGGTTTGAAGAGTGGCGGCCATTTTAATATCGCGGGCGGTGACTTGAATGCCCTGTTTGGCGTTCTCAATGGCCTGAGCGCTGACATCCAAAGCGGCCAAAGTGCCTCTTGAAGTCACGATATAAAGCCGCTCGCCGCTGTACTGCATACTGAGCGCCGCGCCGTAACTGGTGCCGAGTTTCCACAGGCGCTCTCCGGCTTTGTTAAAGCAGTAGACGGCTGAACTGCTGTCGCCCGCGAAAACGAATTCGCCTTCTGGACTGGTCGCGCACGAGAAAACAGCCGCGTCACAGCGGTAATTTTGAACCGCCTGACCCGTTTTGGTAAAGCGCTGAATTTGGTTGTTGGAGGTTCCAGCGTAGAGGTCGCTGCCTTCTTGCCAGCCGAACAAGACGCTGCCGCTGGTTTTGTGGTGCCACAGCGGAAAGCCGCTCTCACGGTCAAGCTGGCCGACGCCGCCGGAGTGTCCG is a genomic window containing:
- a CDS encoding permease prefix domain 1-containing protein, producing the protein MTRRAAGRSGKVLSLNQYVHRATLGLPKAERLDAAAELRAHLLERITELEQKGFARDEAEFLAVRAMGDPQVTNRQLLGHLLTTPLGWVVLGAVMIGGVSWWGSGLFKPAEIRPSELRPTDFVAISQAPVWPQGWGSTFTRAADLRFPKGTTFVIAAWMTYGDKTMRPSFAFPVMSNESFSGITSDQPIRPAPPLLHNNFRLVTSMTPGTTGKPCPEGKAQWANLIYTTDRYRVPVGMKLTNRDGLAFMDHLGGTLCTNDLHNSAQIEQSPLALNTWAKVYQVWGVPDGKSDEQPVSYAFLLFPSEKAEMPKLRPEQAYEVNETSKQWERKQR
- a CDS encoding WGR domain-containing protein, coding for MSKTYLELSDEVGSEHKFYEVSVEETTLTLRFGRIGTPGQTSTKGFATAEQAEAEAAKKIKEKVRKGYKEAVQGVRQKRSVVRREITETASTTKSAAPVVWKFKTSSAAFGIFADRDNVWVGNDAGEVYALSPEGEVQRSFKLPEGVKCLVSDQHRTFAGCDDGNVYDLSGKLPFVAYEAESQSAILWMDLQGGMLGVGDSQGNVHAFDAESEQQWAQIGQNAHMAWMVRVDQAGVYYGHSGGVGQLDRESGFPLWHHKTSGSVLFGWQEGSDLYAGTSNNQIQRFTKTGQAVQNYRCDAAVFSCATSPEGEFVFAGDSSSAVYCFNKAGERLWKLGTSYGAALSMQYSGERLYIVTSRGTLAALDVSAQAIENAKQGIQVTARDIKMAATLQTQAPATTFAVTSQIAGQVVLKVVQEGGKLRVKPDSERNSQTFQDWNVQFPRTLRRMGVSYVVDQLEDAGGFYRVVGEIRQLEE
- a CDS encoding CopZ family metallochaperone: MTQHPNALHSSGLQLDNTELMVTGMTCAHCQTAVTRALEGVPGVKEVSVDLSSGLARVRGEADRQALLDAVEEEGYKATLQL
- a CDS encoding PadR family transcriptional regulator, which gives rise to MNPLKSGTLDLALLAALETQPRYGLEILQHINARSGGAFDLKEGSLYPALHRLVKASWVESEWQESDKGGAPRKYYRLTESGQAALGAKKAEWRTLRGALDALLVERLMGRLA